The Dromaius novaehollandiae isolate bDroNov1 chromosome 4, bDroNov1.hap1, whole genome shotgun sequence genome contains the following window.
GGCGGGAGGCGCATGCGCGGTCGCCAAGCCACGCCCTTCCTCTTCCCGCCTcacggcgggctgcggttggctgggccgcgcggcgggggtgCCCCCGCGCGAGGAGCCCCGCGACCGCCGGCGGCGGGTGGCGGCGTTCGCCAGCGCCATGCACCGCCTGGGCCGGGCGTTCCTGGGCGGGCTGGCCCGCGCCCGGGCCTGGCGGCcggtgccgcggcggggggctgcggcgagTGGCGAGGAGGAGCAGTTCGTCTTCCCCGAGTACGAGCCGGAGCCGGTGCCGGAGCGGAGGGAGGCGGCGCCCCACCGGAAGGCGGAGCCGgtcgcggagcggcggcgggggccgggggcggcggggcggcccgacCCGTCGGTGCCGCCGAGCGGCGTGAGCTGCTCGGGCTGCGGGGCCGAGCTGCAGTGCCGCGACGGCGCGGCGCCGGGCTTCCTGCCGGCGGAGAAGTACCGGAGcctggcgggcggcgcggcgggactgCGCGCCGCCGTGTGCCAGCGGTGCTGGCTGCTGGCGCACcacggccgggcgctgcggctggaGCTGCCCCCCGAGCAGCACCGCCTTGTGGTGCGtgccgcgctgcgccgcccgccgcgccacGGCCGCGGCCCGCTCCTCCTCTACCTCCTCGACGTGCTGGAGCTGCCCGACCCGGTGTTGCCGCAGCTGCCGGCGCTGCTGAGCCccaccgcccccgccgccggcgtcCTGGTGGTGGGCAACAAGGTGGACCTGCTGCCCCGCGACGGCCCCGGGCACCTGGGGCGGCTGCGGTGGCGGGTGGCGGCGGCCTGCGCCCAGGCGGGcctgcgcggggccccgctggTGGGCATCTGCCTGGTGAGCGCCAAGACGGGCTTCGGCCTCGAAGGGCTGGTcagccagctgcagcattcctggcGGGGCGCGGGCGACGTCTACCTGCTGGGCGCCACCAACTCGGGCAAGTCAACGCTCTTCAACGCCCTGCTGCGCTCCGACTACTGCAAGTCCCGCGCCCCCGACGTCGTCGACTGTGCCACCGTCTCGCCCTGGCCAGGTCAGGGCTGCCGCCGCTGTTTCCAGGGTCCTGCTGGGCACGGAGAGGCTGGCTGGCCGCGGCAgacccgccgggcccggccctggCACCCCTCACCACTGACCTGGCAGTTGGCCTGCCGCCCCAGCGCCGCGTGAGCTCCCGTGCAATGCTGTAAAGCGTTTGCTTATCTCACGGCGCAAGTACATGCCATAGCACAAAGTGGGCCAGAAAACCGGAGCTGCCAATCTGCACGCTCCGGGGGACAGGGTGATCTGGTCCCCGATCTGTGCACCTTGCTGTCTCGCTGTAAATCAGGGATGCTCTCCAGGCTGAAGAAGGACTGGGAGGTGGACTTGTGAGGGCCTGGAAAACAGTCGTAGGCAGGCCCAAGCTGTCTGCGAGCGGGACATAGCTAGGTGTGTTGAATCAATCTTAATGCTGCAGTTAGAGAAGCGTGAGGTGCTGACCGCCCTCCTGAGAGAAGGTTCAGCAGTTGGTCCCTCTGTCAAAGGGTTAGCTGTTTGCTTGATGCTTAATTCCCCCTCCAACTTTGTGTCACTGGTTTTCACCTAAAAGTTGGAGGAGcagtttttttgttcttgttgctcAGAGCTTAAATATGCCAGGTAGTAAGAGACCCAAATGtggtttgtttggttgttttttccaggaacaaCACTCAATCTGCTAAAATTTCCAATCATTAACCCTACGTGTGACAGGATATTCCGAAGGCAGGAAAGGCTGAAAGCAGAGGCGGAAAAAACAGAAGACCAGCTGAGTAATGAAGAAATAAAGTGCCTTAATCACCTTAAAAAGCAAGGTTACTTAGTGGGTGAGTTTTGTCTGACAAAAGCTATCACTCTGTCCCGATGAAAATACTGTGTTACAGGAAGAGCTGTTAACTCCTTAATTTGCTGTAAAGTCCAGCTATGGATGAGTAATTTCTTCCCACCCTGAAGTaactcattttcatttatttacagcAAGAACACACTAGCTACTATGACAATAAGAAACTTCCAAATAGGCGTTATTCTGACCAGTTTTTATTCCCAGTAATGTATGCAAGAGCTCTAGCTCCTCTCAAAGTAGTATCATTAGTATTTCTTTTGAGTACTTATTTTTCAGCTGTCGCAGTAGCGTGGCAGAGGTTTTCTCTGTGCAGTGCACCTCCCATCAGTTCAGATATCATAGTGGATTACAAGGATACTGCATAATAGCACATCTCTTTCATTCTTAAAAAAGATAAGTTGAATTTTAATGACAACATTTGGGTAGCAGGCCACAGTGGCTGTACGTCAATTTAGTATGTAGCCTAAAGAGGAGGTTGCTAGAAGGTGGCTTTGACTTCAGGAGCTTGCAATGTCTGTGAAATCTGCAGTCAGCCATGAAGTTGTGGTTTGGATCATCCTTCATTGCACTATATCCAgagcaaaagacagacacaatCGTTCATGTTTAAGTGGAGGCATGGCCTTTGTCTGGACACCTGTATCATAAGACTGGTGTAATAATTACACAAAGCCAATCTAAGAGGAATAATTCACTTCCTCTAAAATGGAAAAAGGACCTTGTTGCACTGTACGCGCGCATCTGAATAATTAGGTGTTTGAAAGCTTAAGGctcttaaagagaaaaaaaaaaagaaaagaaaaaaaaaagaaaaaaggcagtctcctttataattaaaagaaataacagGGTATTTGTGACCTGGTCACTGCTAAGGGTTTGGGTTTGGGGAGGGCTAAGCAGGAAATATAGAAGGAATTTATTAGTCCCGTGGCTCTTGAGCAGCCACATTTCTAGCCGCATATCATCTTTGTCACCGTTATATTATCTGTGATGCACCTCTTTTTAGGTAGGTAAGGAAGGGAAGGGACAGACATCCAATTGAAGGAAATGCAACTTAATAAATTAATTACCAGGAAGCTTTACATTTTAATCCAGGAAGAGTTGGAAGAACATTTCAACGGCCGAAGCGTAGCCCTGTGGTTGACTTTGACCCTGACGCGCTCTCGTATAGCGTAGACGAAGATCCTGGCTATCCCCCTCAGAAGCGCGAAGAAAAGGAAGAGTTCACGTACAATGAAGTGAAGGATGCTCGCTGGTGTTTTGACACACCAGGGATTGCAAAGGAAGACTGCGTAGGTACTCTGTGGTGCTGTGTCACAGGAGGTCAGGGTTTGGGAGGCCTGTCCTGCCTTAGTTGTGCACGTGGGAAAGTATTTCTGCTGCGCTCCTAGGTTTAGGATTCTTTCAGTTTGGGTGATTGTGTTAAAAGGTGGGggtcttttgtttcttcttgtgtgtttgttttaccTGGGAAGGGTGCATTTTGTAACACTGCTGCATTCCTGAGTGATGTACACTGTGATCTTTGCAGAGGAACTGTGCAGGCAaacttttttaacatttaaatgaagAGAAGTAAATAGTACTGTTATAAGCAAGTTTATACCAGTGTTGCCCAAGGAAGTTTGCACTGTTTTAGCTCTGCCAGCCTACTGAGCAAGGTGAAGTTATCGCATATGGAGCATTAGGAGAATAACCGGTATTGTGTGACTGGACCAAATCTTTGAGAAAGACCTGAAGCATCTTCCCGTCTTCCTGAAGCCAACAGGATCTGCAGTGCTGCCATTAATAGCCCCTTTATGTGAAGCCTGACTCGGTTTCACtagagcagcagctctgaagcTAGTGCTGATGCATTGCATGTGTctgaaaaagctgtgttttgcttttcttttttttcttcttttttaattgttttggaaTCTATGCAGAGCTGAAGGTTATCTTTTGGGGAAGACTAAAAAGTACAAGAAGGCAGGAAAGTTCCACAGAGAATGAAGTGCAAGAAACTGAGGCTGCATAGCTCAAGTGCAGGTGCTGCTTTTACAAGCACTGCTACCAGTTTTCTAATAGATGTGTTTGCCAGATCATAACCCACTTTGCCATGACCCTTTGCTCTCTGATGGCTGCTAAGCATCTGGTGTAAAAGGAGTCAGGGGCTTGGAGCCCTGGTTTGGTAGCTAGAGGTTGGGCATGTTCTTCTGAAGTTGAATAAGTGTGGAAAATGAGTGGGTTTTCCTGCATCCAGGAAATTCATGATGCCATTTCTGATTCTGATTTTCCTTGCTGTGCCTTTGGAGAGGGTAGGTGGTATATGTGTTAAGTTTCAGATTGAATTTTGTTTCTGCAGTCAGCGTTCGCTCTGGCTGGAGGACAGGCAAGGTGATCTGTGTGTCAGATTTTGGCAGGGGAAATTTCCAGTtatgggtgggggggggagttttttgtattttggaagaagagggaaggaaagcagttgTTAACATATTTGTCCATGTTCCTTAGAGgtttgttttttagctgctgcttcatgccttcCTACAAAGCCAAACTTCTGGAAAGCACAGCAGAGGGTTACTAGTAACTGTCAAATTTTGATTTAAGCATTGCCAAACATACTAGAAAACCTGCAGCTCGCAGGACAAAGTCTCCTGGTGTTTCAGAATCCCTGTTAAAGGCTGCTGCAGCTTTCAAACTAAAGATCACCTGCTTGCcaatgtaggaaaagcagtggtGCTTCTGGCTGCACCACAACTCTTGTATCTCGATCTTTTAATGCCGAAATGAGACAAATCCTCATTGCTAAGCTGCTAAGTGAACTTGAATTTTCATGAGACTGTGGCATGGTTGGGCAGCAGTTAGAAGCATTTCTGTTGTCAGTTCCCTGTGTTTAGGGAAGAGGGATGCTGTCAACCAGATGCTGAGACCAGTCATTTCCTTGAGGTTAACTATGATTTTCAAGGCACCGGTCCCCAAATTTTTGTGCCTGTGCATTTGTTCATAGCTGGATTTGAAGAATGCTTCTTTAGGATGTGATCGGActgctgtggctgcagtgctGGCAGTTAAGTTGCTGGCTTTTTAGTAGACTTTTTGACCTGGATCCTTTCACGGAATCAGGCCTGGACAGATGAGTCAGGTAAGccaggggaaggaagggaaggtggAAGAGAGAAAGACGAGCAGCAGGAGCATGTGGGAGCTCTTGCAGATGAGATAGCTCATTTCACTGTGCCCCAAGCAGGAATCCACACTCTGGCAGGCCAGTCACATTGCAGTTTTAGTTGTTTCACAGTGTGGTCTGGCACTTTGCTCTCACTGAAATACTTGAGACTTGCAGCTAACACCTGAATCGATGCAATGCTTTACATAGCTAGCTAAGTAGCTGTAGTTAAAGGTGGCCTCCAGTTGTTCTGCAGATGGTTGCACTCATGCTAAAGCATACCTAATGCAAGTAAAGATTTTCCTTGCCAAAGAGCATAGCATATGGACCACAAACTGTTATTTTTGTGGTCTGCACTCTTGGTATTGCAGGCAGAGTTGTTAAGAGCatgagcatattttaaaaaagaaaaaagatgagcaGCTTTCCAACTGAGCGTGAACTATGTACTTTGTAGTGCTAGCTTGTAAAATTTGTGTGAGCTTGATTCAGCTTGACCAGGATTCTCAAATCCCTGGTCTAGCAGGCAGCTGTTGGACTTCGTTATGGACCTTGCATTGCCTTGCAGAATGGGCCTACCCCTACTTCCTCCTGTTTATCACTTACCGTGTAGACCAAAGCTGGAGAACTATTCTGTTAGATGTTCTCCACACTGCTCTACTTGATCCTTCTCCTCTATAAAGTATTAATTTCATTGTCTCCGTTGAAACATCTGGAATGAGTCATGGCTGTGCAATTTCTTTTGCAGGTTTTAAATCTTCTGACAGAGAAGGAAGTAAAGCTGGTTTTGCCAACGCATGCCATCGTTCCACGGACTTTCATCCTCAAGCCAGAGATGGTCTTGTTTTTAGCAGCCTTGGGACGTATAGACTACTTACAGGTAGGGGGGGAAGGATTTTATGAGCAATTGTTCCCTCTCTCATTATAGTACCAAATGATAAAAGGCTGTTTGGGTagctttctctcctctttccttatCTGCTGCTCTTGAGATAATGAACCTGTTAATAAAGCACCGCATAAAGTAAAGGTGTCTTAGGATGGGGAGTTGCAGTTGAAGGGTCTGATACTTGTTACCAGCCTGGAATAATTACATTGTGTAACGCTCACTGCTTTTGAATGCTGACCAACACTTTCAGCTTGGTGGGCTTCCCACGACATACAGATTAGCACAAAGCAGGGAGGGACGAGAGTGCCAGAATTAACTGGAgagtgtgtttttcttcctcataTTTCATGAGAGCTCTTTGCCAAGAGAGAGAAATGTGGGCATTTGTCTGTCCTGCCAAGGAGCTCTCTGAGGATTTTCTCCAAAGAAGTGAGGAGATACACATGGATTTTAGTgtctgtaaaatatatatttttaaaggctcttttttttccaccctaaCCTCTTCCACGTATTAGAAATCCTGTGTGGAGCATCTTTGAGCAGTGTGGAGCTGGCCTCCTGTGACATTACCTTCAGAAGGAGTGGTTCCCACTTGAGTTTGTTGAGAAGGGCAGCATCCTTAGCACCAGTTTGACCCATTTTGGGAAGGAGGACCTATAATGGAGAGGAGATGTAGGACAATCCCTCTGTTTCAGTCAGCTTTCCAGGATCACTGTAGAAATGCTGGATTAGTACTTTGCTGAGGATGCTCTTGGCCTGctggaggaaaagcagaaatgtgaagATAATGGGATGCTGTAAGTAATTGTGTGACAGTATGGCAGGAGAGCTCCAGGATAGCTATGGGGAGGACCCAAAACCCTGGCCTGAAAACCAGCAGCATGGAGGTGCAAAGCCTCCCTCAGGAAATGTGCTAATGGTGAGGAGAGCAACCCAGCAGGAAAAACAGCCTTTACCTGCAACATCTTGGGCAAAGCTATCAGCAAATGACTTCCTGGTGAGATGGGTCAGACATCATCAGGGGTCTGAGGAAGCACTACGTCTTTTTCTAAGCAGGACAGCGATATGGGTGACACCTTGCCTGAAGAGGCTGCGTGTCACAGCCAGCCAGCACCCTCTGCAGAAGCACTGCAAACTCAGGAGGGTGCATGAGCGCAGATGAGGCCAAGACAGTTCTCGTGCGATGCAGAGGAGAAGGGTGGGGCAGGCACTCCAGCTGCAGGACTGAGCCTGGGGAGGGTTTTGTCTCAAGGGACAACTTTTGCTCATACAAGTTGTGAAGAATGCAGCTGATGCCAGCAGCCTGGGGAACCTGAAGTCAGGGCAAAGAAGCATAATGCCATCCCCAGGTGGGAGAATCAGGCTCAGAGAGACATCTAAGGCGGCAGGACTGGCGTCGGGGCTTTGTGCCATAAGCCTGTTCTCCATGTAACAGTGCTCCTAACAAGCAGGGCTGTCCCCACTTGGAGCCCCGCAGCTCCTCAGTATTTGCCTCAGCCCATTGCCTAACTCCATCCTCCAGCGACCTTGAGGAAAGACTGTTATGCCCAGACCATGGTAGAGGAGCCCCTGCCTCAAATTAAGTCTATGATGAACTTAGAGTGATTGCTGCCCTTGTTTTGGGCTGCTAGGAGTGTGTGCAGAGCTCTCCCTGCTCTCTAGCCTTGTTTGCTTTGCATGCAAAAGGTTATGAGAGCACCTGCTGGAAACTGCTCCCCATCAGTCTTTGCAAAGCTCAAAGGCAGCTCAGAGCTGAGCACGGTTCAACAAGAGTTACATGTTAGATATGCAAAGTGATAGGAGAGGATGCACCCGACAGGAGATGTCCGCCAGCCATCATGTGAAATAACTGCAATGAGTTTGTTCTTGAGAACGAAACTTGAGGAAAGACATCTTTTGGATGATTTTGCCTGAGCTGGGCAGatacagcagaggcagcagtgttGGGGAGGCTTCGGAGTGGGATGGTAAAGCCGTGAGTGCTTCTCTCTTGAAAACTCAGCTCTGTGATATACCCTGGCTGCTCTGCAGTGGCACAGAGGCAATGGGCTGTCCTTAGGCAGGAAAGGGATGCCACTCAAACAGGCTTCCAATGCGTAGGAGAGAAATGGAGCATGAGAGAGCAGTTGGGGGTCCTTTTCTGTTATCATAAGTAACATCACCTCCTTTTGATGTATATCAGGGAAAAAAACCCGCCTGGTTTTCTGTCGTGGCTTCTAATCTGTTGCCAGTCCACGTTACTACCATGAGTAAAGCAGATGCCATCTATGAGAAGTATGCTGGCAAGGAGTTACTGAAGGTAAGAGAAGGAGGTGCTGTCATGGGCTTTTGATTGCAGATAGGCAGGTCATCCTGCCTTGTGAAGTGTCCTGGCTGGGGTGTGATTGATTGGGAAAAACAGCGTGTGCCAGGAGTTTTGTTTGCTGGGACTCCTGGGGTGGGAGGATGGAGATCTTTGGTGCAGAGCGGTCCTGCATAGACCACATGGCTGTGGCTCTGTTGGGAAGATCACCCTAGCGAGGCTGTGGTGTGCTTTTAGGGAGAGTTGATGCATTTTCAGCACAGCTTCTGTTTCCAGCATGGAGGCTGACTGCAGGATTTGTGATGCTCTGCTCCTTGATGCTTGGCCTTTTTTAGAAAGTTGTAGAGTACTGGCAGCTGTGGGGAACTTTTCTATGGTAGACTTCAGATTGGGGTTTCACAACAGGTTGTAGCGGAAAAACATACCTTTCCCATTCCTCACCTGCTGGGTCCTCTACATCCTTGCATATTTTGGTGCTCTGACATGTTCCTTGGTGCTGTCACAGACCATGCAGCACCCACAGGCTGGTCAGGGACAGGGTGAGCTGGCCTCGTCTTGGCAGCTCCCTTCCTGCACACGTTGAGAGCAAGTATTGGTGCTTGTGCCAAGGCAGCCAGTACCGGACCAACTGGGTCCTGTAGCGAATGCTCCATATTTGCTCATCTCTGAGCTCCCGCTGGGTTGCTCTGGATGTGATCATGGTTCTACTCTTGGCAAGCCTGGAATAGCTCTTCTGGGGGTATCTGAGACAGCTCTTAGTTGAGTAACAAAGGTGTAATATCTTTAGTTCTACTTGTGTCTTGCTCACCAGTTTAACTTAGGAGTTATGAGGCATCTCGTAGCTGTTAAACCCTTTCTCCTTGTTTTGATGTTAGGTTCCTATGGGCGGTGAAGAGCGAATGAAGGAGTTCCCCCCGCTTATCCCTCAGGACATTACACTGGAAGGAATTGGTACCACTGAGGCAGTCGCGGACATCAAGCTTTCCTCCGCAGGTAATTTAGCATTTTCTCATTACAGTTTACTATGCAGGATCTGCATCCTAGAAACGTCAGTGGGAAGAGGCCTCTGGAGGGCTCAAGCCCTGCTTCCCACTTAGAGCAGAGCTATCACCAACGCAGTCAGAACAGCTGTGACTGTCTAGCTGAGGCTTGGCAACCTCCAGGAACAGAGGGAGATGCATAACCATGCTTGTGCAGGATGATTGCATTTGAATACTTTATGCTCCTGCTACCAAACAAGTACTGTAACATCAGCAGTGGCTGTGATACTGTGCAGGCCTTTGGATAAGTGAAAGGGAAGGGCCTGTAGATTGGAAAGCTCTTTCTTTGTGTCACTGGTAGTTCCCACCATCCCCCCAAGTTCACCAGGAAGAGATATATTTTAAGTGCTGCCTTGTACTAGTAAAGGGCTGGATGTTGTCTTCTCGTCTTGGTTTCTCGAAGAAATCAAGTCTAGGTAGCTCAGGTAGTTCTTAACCAAagtgggaggcactgagtttgtGCGGGTGCCCTCAATCAGAAATGAGTGACCCTCCTCGCTGACTATCTCTGTTTTTTGGCTGTGCAGGCTGGGTGGCAGTGACAGCTCACCCGCAAGAGAAACTGCTGCTGCGAGCCTACACTCCCAAGGGTACTGCGCTGGTAGTGCGGGAGCCTCCCCTTTTGCCATACATCTGTAACATCAGAGGTGCTCGGATCGCAGGCACTGCTGCCTATAGGACCAAAAAGCCTCCTTCCCTGGTGGAAAACTTGAAAACCACAGGGAGCAGATAGCAACCAAAGTCTGCGCCCTTTGCTGTCTGAGAAAAGCAgaagatggagggaaaaaaaaagcctctggagagcCTCGTTGCTTATTGATGCTCAGGAGAGCTTGGACTCCCTTTAAAACACAAGCATGTTCTGGAGAGCAAACCTGGGGGAAGTAAAGCATCTCATTCAGGACTGCACAAGCCCTGgtctgctgagctgcagccatCTCAAATGAGGCGAGTGGTTGGTACCTTGTGGGAGGTGAAATATAACTTTTCCCTGGGACCAGCCAGTGTCTAAgagttccccttcccccctccctcttgAAATATAGGATGGAAACTCATTTGCCTGCCCTGGGCTGGCTCTGTGCTGCTTGTGGAGTAGGACTTCGCAGACCTGCTCCCTCTGGTTAGAAACTGTCTCGCCTGGCCCTTAGAGGCCTTATGGTGTTGCTAAAGTTGGTGGAGGTCGAGGGTGTCAGCCTACTGGTTGACAgtaaatcaacagcttacatctGCAACTTTATACTGACCAGAAATGAGGTCCTTTCAGTCCTTCAACATCTGGGGCAGACTAAGGAGTACAGCGCCCTGCTTTTGGAGATGGGAAGGGTGAATTAACAAAAAGCAGGGCTGCTCACGTGTGTGAAGAGGAAGCTTCTGCAACTCGCTGCTTTGGTTTGATCTCTGTAGCTTGTGTAAAGATTTCTGAAACTGCAGGTGTATATTAAAACCTTTCAAAGATGTTTACTCCTTAGTCTCCTTTTGAAATCACTGGCAAAGCACTCTTGTGCAGGCATAATTGTCCTGCTAACTACACAGATGCACCAGCAGGATGACCTGGACTGAGAAGCTGCTGTAATTTGGAAGATGCTCAACCATGCCTTTTTGTCAGCCTGTGCTGCAGCTACATTTAGGCAGATCGGCATGGCTggtctgcagaaatgctgaaatgacAGTCCCAGCCAGAGCAAACAGGCATTGGCTTTTACTTAAGCTGGTACACAACTACGTGATGTTTTGTGCTGTGAGGAGAGCCTCTGTCATACTGGTAGCATGTTTAATTCAAACGGTGGGTGTgggagaaaacagcagaaaacgcCTCTTATGCTAACGTCTCCTCATTTGTAGAGGTTATGTGGTGCAGTCCTGGGAAAGCAGgcatggaaaaagaaacaactctGTCAGCTAAACTGGGAAACAGGAAAGGGGTCTGTCTGCGGTCTGTTCCAGCTAGCTTGACAAATATAAAACAGGCATCCCCTGTAACACTCCTCCACTGCTGTAAGTCTGGGAAAGATAAAGCAACATAAAAGGTGACCAACTCCACATGCAGAAAGAATAACTGAAAGACCTGCCTCTCTTACAGCATTGGTCCTCAGCCCAGAGGCTGGATATGAAAAAATGACGACAAAGCAGGTGTTCACTGTAGCAGGTCCCCTGGTTTCCAAAAAGCAGCCTTTTTGCAAGGATCGGTGTGTGGTGTGTGGCTTCAGGGAGCGTTGGAGCAGCAGCCCGGAGAGAAGGCTCTCTCTGAACACAGGGATGTGCAGCAGGGCCAGACTCCTGTGCTGAGTGTCTCTATGTTAGCCGAGACCTGGAAGCAGGGCAGCTGGGATAGTGCAAGGAGGCTGAAGCTGTGTGGGTGTTCAAGCATTTTTGCAAATGCTGCGCCATGCCTATTGGCTCCATGGGCCACAAGAGCACTGAACGGTTAGCACCAGCCCTGGTTAGGCACAAAAATGTAGGTTCCTGACAGATGTTAAAGATTGGCATATAGGAGGTTGTAACATGGGAGCAATTAGCTTGATGGAAGCCTAGAAATGCCTTTTCTGAGCTCATGGGGCTGAATTGTGCAAGAGCTGAAGACCTGCTCTGAAATGCTTCTCAACATGAGCGTTTGTGTCTATTTTATGCCTGTGCCAGACAGTCTGAAAAGCAAGGCAATATTTAACATCTCTTTGGACAATAGCTAATTGAATGTTACCACGGGAGCCAAAAACAAAGGTGGTTTGAGTCTGTGCACAAAAATAAGGCGTAAGGAAGGGGCTTGGAAAGCCCCCAAACCCTGGGAAGATCTGTCCTTTGTGGCTCTCTGAGTGTTCACTACCTGGGTGCCATTATTTATAGCTGCTCTGAAGGAGTGGAGAAATTACCTGAAAAATGAGTATTTGGAGGAAGAGCTCAGTTTGCTGGAGAACCGAGCAAAAGTTTGCTCTTACCTCAGCGTGGGATGGTTAAAATATGGGTAAAACCCTACAGGACGGATTTGAACAAACAGCAGCTAAAGCTGGCGGCAATGCCTTCaagaggctgggggggggggacagcgattggggtgtgtgtgtccctgcccagggcagcacccCAGCTTTCTAGCAAACCAGAGAGCTCAGCCAAAGCAGGGGAACTGTGATGTGCAGAGCCAGGCCAGGCACGGGAGGGTTGTGTCTTGCTGCCGCCTAGCAAGCAGAgacatgctgctgcagctgggagcccaGGATCATTTGCTCTGTCACGTGTCCGTTTGGCGCtaacttgcccccccccccaaaaaaaaaaaaacaaaaaaaaaaacaaaaaaaaaacaaccagctTCCTTTCCCTGTGCAGTGGCTATTTGCTTTTCAGGCCCTAGGTTGGGACTCCCAACCTAGGAAAAAGGCTGCCGTTTTTCACAGTGAGAGCAAAAAACACCCATCCCAAGCAAAGCTCAGtcttttttgagattttttttttttttttttttgcctgcttttatGGGCCCAAAACAGCCTGTCATGCGGGGAGAGGCGCATTGGGGCTGGGAGCCAAACGGGCCAGAAGTTTCGAGCATCTGCTTCCTGCTGATCTTCCTGTGATTCACAGCTCGTAATTACCTATAAGCTCCTCTCACCAGCAACTGTCTTCACACGTCTTGTAGCTAAGCTGCCGGGAGTTGCCCAACATCGCTTATGGCAGAGTGGAGACTGACAGCGGCTCTGTGCCTTGGTCCGCGCCGCCAGAGGAGGGCTGTGCCTGTGAAGGTCAGCTCACGGCAGCCTGAAGCAACAAAGACACTTTTTTTA
Protein-coding sequences here:
- the NOA1 gene encoding nitric oxide-associated protein 1, which translates into the protein MHRLGRAFLGGLARARAWRPVPRRGAAASGEEEQFVFPEYEPEPVPERREAAPHRKAEPVAERRRGPGAAGRPDPSVPPSGVSCSGCGAELQCRDGAAPGFLPAEKYRSLAGGAAGLRAAVCQRCWLLAHHGRALRLELPPEQHRLVVRAALRRPPRHGRGPLLLYLLDVLELPDPVLPQLPALLSPTAPAAGVLVVGNKVDLLPRDGPGHLGRLRWRVAAACAQAGLRGAPLVGICLVSAKTGFGLEGLVSQLQHSWRGAGDVYLLGATNSGKSTLFNALLRSDYCKSRAPDVVDCATVSPWPGTTLNLLKFPIINPTCDRIFRRQERLKAEAEKTEDQLSNEEIKCLNHLKKQGYLVGRVGRTFQRPKRSPVVDFDPDALSYSVDEDPGYPPQKREEKEEFTYNEVKDARWCFDTPGIAKEDCVLNLLTEKEVKLVLPTHAIVPRTFILKPEMVLFLAALGRIDYLQGKKPAWFSVVASNLLPVHVTTMSKADAIYEKYAGKELLKVPMGGEERMKEFPPLIPQDITLEGIGTTEAVADIKLSSAGWVAVTAHPQEKLLLRAYTPKGTALVVREPPLLPYICNIRGARIAGTAAYRTKKPPSLVENLKTTGSR